In the Paenibacillus pabuli genome, one interval contains:
- a CDS encoding ImmA/IrrE family metallo-endopeptidase, translating to MDDMVTKLIRKHRTNCPFSIARAIGIQIRFTNLGKSTKGLYFRKLRRRFIVIHSELPPEWQRFVCAHELGHDRLHKGINRFFLEEHSYFAPGKLERQANRFAIQLLTSGVMPEPDESLEKFCLRTGLPREAQHFFYSI from the coding sequence ATGGATGACATGGTAACAAAGCTGATTCGAAAACACCGGACAAACTGCCCCTTCAGCATTGCCAGAGCCATTGGAATACAGATCCGTTTCACCAATTTGGGCAAATCGACCAAAGGGCTGTATTTCCGCAAGCTCCGCCGCAGATTTATTGTCATTCACAGTGAACTGCCGCCGGAATGGCAGCGGTTTGTATGTGCTCATGAACTTGGACATGACCGGTTGCACAAAGGCATCAATCGTTTCTTTTTGGAGGAGCACTCCTATTTTGCTCCCGGCAAGCTGGAAAGACAGGCCAACCGTTTCGCCATTCAATTACTGACTTCAGGAGTCATGCCGGAACCTGATGAATCCCTGGAGAAATTCTGTTTGCGTACCGGACTGCCGCGCGAAGCGCAGCATTTTTTTTACTCTATATAA
- a CDS encoding GAF domain-containing sensor histidine kinase, with the protein MSQDSGMQELYTLKTIAETLNTSNDLSPMLDTVVGKLLELTGLTAGWVFLIRESGEYSCISDYNLPPALVHQDKEPMRCGTCWCVNRFRDGKLNNAVNIINCKRLEDATEHQWGDTQGITHHATVPLRSGDKMMGLLNVAAPGKEHFSDGELALLQAVAYQIGSAMERMRLYRAEQRRADQYARLGEFSRSLGLELNECSNADDMARTVVKLLEQHYEWPFVALLVQKNGIFTVQAAHASDSEELQTFNEIPAETDRWLRRVIQSHRAGILSAEEIVELSQVCGTMPRDSIRSPGLAAAIPLSPPGETAVLIAQLDSESDSLQADREVVDALAEHITASWESLRLVDKRRELTRLEERNRLARDLHDSVNQILFSLSLTAKGAESMLSGTADLHPAAEAMRDIRSLSQEALKEMRALIMQLRPAGLESGLLSALQEYGSSQGLQVVVNRTGMRSLPRSIEEGLWRIGQEALNNVRKHADVTAADITLQLRQTEAVFIVKDRGKGGAKRKQPLPARSLGLSIMRERAQSLGGKLELISSSRKGTSVTVVIPLPSEQG; encoded by the coding sequence ATGTCGCAAGATTCCGGAATGCAGGAATTGTACACGCTGAAGACCATTGCGGAGACGCTGAACACGTCCAATGACCTGAGTCCGATGCTGGATACGGTAGTAGGCAAGCTGCTGGAATTGACCGGACTTACGGCAGGCTGGGTGTTTCTCATTCGTGAGAGTGGAGAGTATTCGTGCATATCGGACTATAACCTGCCGCCGGCTCTGGTCCATCAAGACAAGGAACCGATGCGCTGTGGAACATGCTGGTGCGTTAACCGGTTCCGCGATGGGAAACTCAATAATGCCGTTAACATAATTAACTGCAAACGGCTTGAGGATGCCACCGAGCATCAGTGGGGAGACACGCAAGGCATCACCCATCACGCAACGGTTCCCCTGCGATCCGGTGACAAAATGATGGGACTGCTCAATGTTGCCGCACCCGGTAAGGAGCATTTCAGTGACGGGGAGCTCGCACTTTTGCAGGCAGTTGCCTACCAAATCGGCAGTGCCATGGAACGTATGCGATTATACCGTGCCGAGCAGAGAAGAGCGGATCAGTATGCCAGACTGGGGGAGTTCAGCAGATCGCTGGGTCTGGAACTGAACGAGTGCAGCAATGCTGACGATATGGCCAGGACGGTGGTCAAGCTGCTTGAACAGCACTACGAATGGCCTTTTGTTGCTTTGTTAGTCCAAAAGAATGGGATTTTCACTGTACAAGCTGCCCATGCCAGTGATTCGGAAGAGCTGCAGACATTTAACGAGATTCCTGCAGAGACAGATCGCTGGTTGCGCCGTGTGATTCAATCACATCGCGCTGGTATACTATCGGCAGAGGAGATTGTAGAATTGTCTCAAGTGTGCGGCACAATGCCTCGCGATTCCATTAGGTCGCCGGGTCTGGCTGCTGCCATACCTTTGAGTCCTCCCGGTGAAACGGCCGTGCTGATCGCCCAGCTTGACTCGGAGAGTGATTCTCTTCAGGCAGACCGGGAGGTTGTGGATGCGCTGGCAGAACATATTACAGCGTCTTGGGAAAGCCTAAGACTTGTAGATAAACGTCGTGAGTTGACCCGGCTGGAGGAGCGAAACCGACTGGCCCGGGATCTGCATGATTCAGTAAACCAAATATTGTTCTCTCTCTCGTTGACCGCCAAGGGAGCAGAGAGCATGTTGTCCGGTACAGCGGATCTGCATCCGGCGGCTGAAGCCATGAGAGATATTCGTTCGTTGTCCCAGGAGGCTCTGAAGGAAATGCGCGCACTGATCATGCAGCTTCGTCCCGCCGGGCTGGAATCGGGTCTGCTAAGTGCGCTGCAGGAGTATGGTTCAAGCCAAGGTTTACAGGTCGTCGTAAACCGAACCGGCATGCGCAGCCTGCCTCGCAGTATTGAAGAAGGGTTATGGCGAATTGGACAGGAAGCCCTGAATAATGTACGTAAACATGCGGATGTAACAGCGGCAGATATCACTCTTCAGTTAAGGCAGACCGAAGCCGTGTTCATTGTTAAGGATCGGGGAAAGGGTGGAGCGAAAAGAAAGCAGCCCCTGCCTGCACGTTCGCTCGGTCTGTCCATTATGAGAGAACGGGCGCAGTCGCTGGGAGGCAAGCTCGAACTTATAAGTTCATCCCGAAAGGGAACATCGGTGACGGTAGTTATTCCACTCCCGTCCGAACAGGGTTAA
- a CDS encoding helix-turn-helix transcriptional regulator, whose amino-acid sequence MVEHAFGPYLKQLREQQCYSINQLAEAAGISNSQISRIENGVRGVPKPATIRKLADALSVPYADMMKQAGYIEAANAAGDTQDIPEWATYKDRRDFKKMLEDEDDLMFDGIPLDDEDKKRIKDVLTGLFWEAKQMNKRKKNDEPDHRQ is encoded by the coding sequence ATTGTGGAGCACGCTTTTGGTCCTTATCTGAAACAACTGCGGGAACAGCAGTGCTATAGCATCAATCAGCTCGCCGAAGCAGCAGGAATCAGCAACTCGCAAATTTCACGCATCGAAAATGGAGTCCGCGGTGTTCCAAAGCCCGCCACGATCCGCAAATTGGCAGATGCCCTCTCCGTTCCCTATGCCGATATGATGAAACAGGCAGGGTACATCGAAGCAGCAAACGCAGCAGGCGACACTCAGGACATCCCCGAATGGGCAACGTATAAAGACCGGCGTGATTTCAAGAAAATGCTGGAGGACGAAGATGATCTGATGTTTGACGGGATCCCACTGGATGATGAGGACAAAAAACGCATCAAGGATGTGCTGACGGGTCTGTTCTGGGAAGCCAAGCAAATGAACAAACGCAAGAAAAACGATGAACCAGACCATCGCCAATGA
- a CDS encoding ArpU family phage packaging/lysis transcriptional regulator, producing MELLLPELDRRKTQTAVEAALEKYRIYKTIAFEEREVMVTASYTERFHGPTNITGDSTARTAIYNVDVQRARQAYCDTIDFIVSRLSEKERVLVCERYLKDDDVFDYKVYNHVFDPPVSKDTYTKIRTRAFYKMALALSDRGLINVEPLSVSRKSRQKLG from the coding sequence ATGGAATTATTACTGCCTGAACTGGACCGACGTAAAACACAAACAGCCGTGGAAGCCGCGCTGGAGAAATATCGGATTTATAAAACGATTGCCTTTGAAGAACGTGAGGTCATGGTCACGGCCAGTTATACGGAACGTTTCCATGGTCCAACCAACATTACCGGGGATTCAACCGCCAGAACGGCGATCTATAATGTCGATGTACAGCGTGCACGTCAGGCGTATTGCGATACGATAGATTTTATCGTGTCTCGTCTAAGTGAGAAGGAGCGGGTACTGGTTTGCGAACGGTATCTGAAGGATGATGACGTGTTTGATTACAAAGTGTACAACCATGTATTTGATCCGCCTGTGAGCAAGGATACGTATACGAAAATCAGAACCCGTGCCTTCTATAAAATGGCCCTTGCCTTATCCGACCGGGGACTGATCAACGTGGAGCCACTATCCGTATCCCGAAAGAGCCGTCAAAAGCTTGGTTAA